The Saccharomyces mikatae IFO 1815 strain IFO1815 genome assembly, chromosome: 11 genome has a segment encoding these proteins:
- the HCS1 gene encoding ATP-dependent 5'-3' DNA helicase HCS1 (similar to Saccharomyces cerevisiae HCS1 (YKL017C); ancestral locus Anc_2.656) yields MNKELASKFLSSINHERDQDIQTTSRLLTTLSIQQLVQNGLAINNIHLENIRSGLIGKLYMELGPNLAINGEIQRGDIKVGDIVLIRPTKTKTKNKSGAKSGKASDDSNGEQVECSGVIYRMSDTQITISLEESQDAIATTFYSYNSLYILKTTNVVTYKRMESTMRKLSEFNTPIQDKIIQYLVHERPFIPNTSNLQKIESFLNPDLNDSQKIAINFAINNDLTIIHGPPGTGKTFTLIELIQQLLIKHPEERILICGPSNISVDTILERLTPLVSNNLLLRIGHPARLLDSNKRHSLDILSKKNTIVRDISQEIDKLIQENKKMKSYKQCKENWNEIKLLRRDLKKREFKTIKDLIIQSRVVVTTLHGSSSRELCSLYRDDPNFKLFDTLIIDEVSQAMEPQCWIPLISHQNQFQKLILAGDNKQLPPTIKTEDDQNVIHNLETTLFDRLIKIFPKKEMVKFLNVQYRMNEKIMQFSSHSMYNGKLLADAAVANRLLIDLPTVDAASSSDDADTKLPLIWYDTQGDEFQETEDEATILGSKYNEGEVAIVKEHIETLRSLNVPQDSIGVISPYNAQVSHLKKLIHDELKLADIEISTVDGFQGREKDVIILSLVRSNEKFEVGFLKEERRLNVAMTRPRRQLVVVGNIEVLQRCGNKYLKCWSEWCEENADVRYPNIDDYL; encoded by the coding sequence ATGAACAAAGAATTAGCATCTAAGTTCTTATCAAGCATAAATCATGAACGTGATCAAGACATTCAAACAACTTCTAGGTTATTAACAACGCTATCTATTCAACAATTGGTGCAAAATGGCTTAGCAATAAATAACATACATTTAGAAAATATTAGGTCTGGCCTCATTGGCAAACTGTATATGGAGTTGGGGCCCAACTTAGCAATAAACGGCGAGATACAAAGGGGCGATATTAAAGTTGGTGACATTGTTCTGATACGTCCTACCAAAACTAAGACGAAGAACAAATCTGGGGCCAAATCTGGAAAGGCATCTGATGACTCCAACGGGGAGCAAGTGGAGTGTTCAGGCGTTATATACAGAATGAGCGATACTCAAATTACCATCTCTTTAGAAGAATCTCAAGACGCTATCGCCACCACGTTCTATTCCTATAACAGTCTTTACATTTTGAAGACCACTAATGTTGTCACATATAAGAGAATGGAATCGACAATGAGGAAGCTATCTGAGTTTAACACACCAATACAGGATAAAATTATACAATATTTAGTACATGAGCGTCCCTTTATCCCCAACACAAGCaaccttcaaaaaatcgAATCCTTCCTGAACCCAGATTTGAATGattctcaaaaaatcgCTATAAATTTTGCCATTAACAATGACTTGACCATTATACATGGTCCTCCAGGGACGGGCAAAACGTTCACTCTGATTGAATTAATTCAGCAACTGTTAATCAAACATCCTGAAGAGAGAATATTAATTTGTGGGCCTTCAAATATTTCTGTGGATACCATATTGGAGAGACTAACGCCTCTCGTGTCTAATAATTTATTACTAAGAATCGGCCATCCTGCTAGGTTATTAGACTCTAACAAGAGACACTCCCTTGATATACTtagtaaaaagaatactATTGTGAGGGATATTTCCCAAGAGATAGATAAGTTAATTcaggaaaacaaaaaaatgaagagctACAAACAatgtaaagaaaattggAACGAGATCAAACTATTGCGCAGagatttaaagaaaagagagtTCAAAACAATTAAAGATTTGATTATCCAGTCAAGGGTAGTGGTTACCACTTTACATGGATCATCTTCGAGAGAACTATGTTCTCTTTATAGAGATGATCCTAATTTCAAACTTTTCGATACATTGATCATTGACGAAGTTTCACAGGCTATGGAACCGCAATGCTGGATTCCACTGATCTCCCACCAGAATCAGTTCCAAAAGTTAATTCTTGCTGGTGACAACAAACAATTGCCGCCTACAATCAAAACGGAAGACGACCAAAATGTTATTCACAATCTGGAAACAACATTGTTTGACAGATTAATCAAAATATTCCCGAAAAAAGAGATGGTGAAATTCCTTAACGTTCAATATAGgatgaatgaaaaaatcatgCAATTCTCATCGCACTCAATGTATAATGGAAAGTTATTGGCGGATGCAGCGGTGGCAAACCGACTTTTGATAGACCTACCGACAGTTGACGCAGCGTCATCATCAGATGACGCCGATACGAAACTACCTCTAATTTGGTATGATACGCAAGGCGATGAATTTCAGGAAACTGAAGATGAAGCCACTATTCTTGGATCCAAGTATAATGAGGGCGAAGTCGCCATTGTGAAAGAACACATCGAGACCTTGAGGTCTTTAAACGTCCCGCAGGACTCTATAGGTGTTATCTCTCCATATAATGCGCAAGTTTCACatttaaaaaagttaatCCATGACGAGTTAAAATTAGCTGATATTGAAATATCAACTGTGGATGGGTTCCAAGGCCGTGAAAAGGATGTCATTATATTGAGTTTAGTTCGtagcaatgaaaaatttgaagttgGTTTTCTGAAGGAGGAAAGAAGACTGAACGTCGCCATGACAAGACCGAGAAGACAACTAGTTGTTGTTGGAAATATAGAAGTGCTACAAAGATGCGGTAACAAATATCTGAAATGTTGGTCAGAA